The sequence ATGTCTCGCCCAACGGGGTAAGCCGGCCCGTGTCTGCGTCCACGGCGAAGGCCGCGACGCTGTCATGTCCGCGGTTCGAGCAATAAACGAACCGGCCCGACGGATGCACGCGGATCTCCGCGGTCGTGTTCTGGCCGTCGAATCCTTCTGGCAGCGTGCCCACGGAATGCAACATATCGAGCCGGCCCTGTGTCGCGTCATAAGCGAATGCGGTGACAGTGCTGCCCAATTCGTTCACAACGTAAGCGAAGCGTCCACTTGGATGAAACGCGAAATGCCGCGGACCCGCGCCGGGAGCAAGCGCCGCGAAGGGCGGGACATTCGGCTCGAGCGTGCCGCCCCGGTCGTCGTAGCGATAGACAAGAATCTTGTCAAGGCCGAGGTCCGCGGCGAATACGAAACGCCCGGCCGCGTCGAGCGTCACGGAATGCGCGTGCGGTCCTTCCTGGCGCTGCGGGTTGATGCTCGATCCTTCGTGCTGGACGAATGCGCAGGCCTCGCCGAGCCGGCCTGCTTCGTCGATGGGCAGCACGACGACACTGCCGCCGCCGTAATTCGCCGCGAGAACGTGGCGGCCCGCGCGGTCCACCGCAACATGGCACGGCCCCCGGCCCACGGACGACGCGGCGTTGAGGAACGTAAGCTTGCCCGTGACGGGGTCGATGGCAAAGGCGTTGATCGTGCCCGGGCCGCCCTCGCCCACGGCATACAGGTGAGGCTTGCTCGGATGGACCGCGAGGAACGACGGGCCCTTCGCACGCCCGGCAAGGCCGAGGTATTCGAGGCGGCCGTCCTCCGCGTGGAGTCTCAGCAGAAAGATACCCTCGTCCGGACCGCTGGCGTAAGTGCCTATATAGACGAACAGAGGCCTCGAGGCTGTTTCCCCAGCGGCGGCGAACCCGGCTTGTGTGAGACCGCTCAGACTCACGGAGATCAGGCCTGCCAAGACCAACTCGTTTCTCATGGCATATCCTTCGGCTGTGCGTGCCCTCCACTATGGCATAATGAGCCGCAAGGTTCCATTATCAAACGCGGAGGCAGCCAAGTCATGAAGCGTCGCGAATTCATGGGAAAATTCGCCGCGTCAGCGGCTCTCGCCGCAAGCGGCGCGGCATGGCGAGGGGCGGCGAGTGCCCGGGAGAACATTTCGTCGGCGGCTGTCTTGCCTCGGCGGTCTATCGGCGCGAGCGGGATCGAGGTCTCCGTGATCGGCTTCAGCGGCATTGTGGCGCGTGACAATACGCCGGAAGCCGTGGCGCAAGTCGTGCACGATGCGATCGAGGCGGGCGTCAACTACTTCGACACGGCGGCTTCCTATGGAAATTCGCAAGAGATGCTTGCCCCGGCGCTCAAGCCATTCCGCAAGGACATTGTCCTCGCCACGAAAACGCGCGAGCGCACGCGCGAAGGCGCGCGGCGCGAGTTCGAGCAGTCGTGCGCTATTCTCGGCACGGACTACTTCGACCTGTACCTCGTGCATGGCATTCAGCATGTGGCCGCCGATGTAGACCCCGTGTTTGCGGCGGAAGGCGCGATGGAATACCTGCTCGAACGGAGGCGGGCCGGTCAAATCCGGTTGCTGGGATTCTCCGCGCATTCAGATGCCGCGGCTCTTGCAGCCCTGGACCGCCACCCGTTCGACTTCTTCTATTACCCGGTCAGTTATGCGCCGTGGCTGAAGGCCGGCTTCGGGCCGTCCGTGCTGGCCGCGGCACGGGAGAAAAGCATCCCGTGTATTGCGCTGAAAGCGTTGGCGCGGCAGAAATGGCCGGAAGGCACGCCGTCCGAAAAACGGCAGGGCAAGCGCTGGTACGAGCCGATTGAATCGCGCGAAGAAGCCTCGCTCGCGCTAAGATGGGCGCTCAGCCAGGCGATCGTGAGCGTGCTTCCGCCCGGCGATGAGAGACTCTATCGCGAAGCCCTCGCCCTGCGCGACAATCTGTCTCCGATTACCGTGGAAGAGACGGAACGGCTGGGTGTGCTGGCGCAGAGCATGAACCCGCTGTTCCCCCGTGCGTGAGGGGGAAGAGGGGGGAGCAGTGAGCCGGGACTGTTCCTACTCTGTCTCTATCCGAAAAACGGCGACGAGGTGGACGATATCAAGGAACTGGCGGTTCGGGAAGAGGCGGCGGCCGGGTCCGTGAAAAAGGGCTCAAGGACCGCACGGGCCGGGTTCTTGCATACGACGATGTTGCCCAATACACCAATTGGGCGTGAGTGGTCCGCCAAACGATGGCTGTCATGACGCAAATCGGCGCTGCCATCGACGGGAATGGCGCATGGCCCGTCACGTGAGGTCTTTCAGGGGCTGGACTCCGCGGCGTTCGCCGGGTCCCAGATGGTTGCGGCTATGTAGCGCTCGGGCCCCGTCTTCAAGTCATTGAAATAATAGATGGTGACGACTTTACCGTCGGGCCGCTGGACGCTTCGGCAGTAGCCGATGTCGCGGTTGGCGCCGTCGTCGCGCAAGACGATGGGCGCGCTCCAGGTCTGGCCGCCGTCGTTACTCAATTTCGCGCAGATGCTGAATGGCGCGGCGCGGTAGCCGTAAGTGAGGCACAGGCGTGTGTCCCGCAACCTGACCAGGCTTGGCGGGTTCCCCTCCCCGAGGGTGTCCACGGGGTCGTTCAAATACGCCCAACTCGCGCCGTTATCATGCGACACATAGGCGTTCAGCCAGCGGTTGTACGACTCTCGGCGGCGCACCACGGTGAACAATGCGTTCTCCGAGAGGCGTACTGTTGCAGGCATGATCGCGAACCCGTCATGCTCCGGTCCAATCCAGGACAAGAACTCCCACGTCTTGGCGCCGTCCGTTGTACGGGCGCAGAAAGGCCGGCCTTCTTTGCCGTTGCTCTTTGCCGCGGTCAGGAACACCGTGCATGCGCGGGGCCCGTCCACGATGTAGTCCGTGCGCGCCGCCACGCCCTGCGCGTCGAAGTCTGGGAAAGCAAAAGGCCCTTTCCAGGTGTGTCCGCGGTCATAAGAGTAGTAAAAGCGCGCGGGGCCCGCATCGACGCTCGACATGCGCAGCGTCATCGCGAAATCCGGGTGTGTGAAGTCCACGCCGCCGGGGCAGGGCGTTGCGGGGGGGACCGCTATCCCGGGAAGTTCCGTGCCGTGCAGCGCACGGCCTTGAGGAAGAAGGTATCCGCGGCCGTTCGGATGCTCGACGGTCCATGTCTCGCCTCCGTCCAGACTGCGCGCGAGGCAGTGTTCTTCGGGTTTCTCGCGGTCGATGTGGTGCCGGTCGGGGCCGAGGTCCTTGTAATGGCCGCGCGAGAAGCCGACAAGTATCTCGTTGTCCCAAATCCAGATGCCGTGGTTGGCGGGCCAGCCGCCGAACCGGCCAGGCTCGTAGTAAACCATGACGTGCTTTTCCACAAAATCGGACTTCGGCTCCGGCTGCGCGGCAAGCAAACAACACACTATTGTCATCATGACGACGCGCTCCTTCTTCATCTTTGCGCTTTGCGTATTTCTCATGTCCGCTGCGATGAGACACTGGAAATTCAAGCGAAGGAGATAGTGTTCTCTTTCGCATGAACTACGGTTCCAGGAACGCGCTGGCTTCGCGGCGTGTGTCCGTCCAATCGAGTTCCAGCCAATGTCCGTTGCACCGGAAGACCGCCTGATCGCACGGGAACGACGCTTGCGCATAGGGATTCTCGTAGCGCGGGTAGTTGTCCAGCGTCACAACAGCGCCGTTCTGCCGCAACGGACCGGTCCAGCCGAAGGAGAGGCGACCTTGTGACGGTGACTCATAGCTGACACGCAGACCAGTGACACTAATGCGGGCGCCAAGAATGCGGTCCACGAATGCCTCAAAATCGCCGTCCGTCGCGCGCCTGCCCATCTCGCAGATGTAGACGTTCCGCCGCCCTCGCACGATCAATTCCCGGCCCTGATCTTCGCCCGGCCGGTCCTGCCAACGGTATGGACGATGCGAATACAAGGCGAGATATCCGTCGCCGCGCCGCGCGAACACCCAGCCGCCCCGTTCGATGCATTCATCGAAACAATCGCGGGGCAGCCACGCATGCGTGAAGAAAAGTGCGGTCGGCACGTAGAGACTTGGCCAGCGCGTGATGTTGTATATCTCGAGCACGACATTCCCGACCTGTGCCGCGCGCGGCAACACGCCGTAGCCGGTCCAGTAGTTGGGTGATTTCCCCAGCCGCCGCGCCGGATGCGAAGTGAAGCAGACGGCATCGGGGCCGAGCGTGGCCTGCCAGATATGCTGCTGATCGCCGCCGAAGCCCCGCCGGTAGTCCTGGGCGGTGCTCAACAGGAAGTCCGGCGTCCTGTGCGTGTAGATGTTCACTTCCTCGCGCGTGTTGCGGCATGCGTCCTGTTGGAAGAAGATGCTCGCGAGCGGCAGCACGCCCCAGTTCCGGCCCTGCAACAGCAGTTGCTGAAACGATTTCGCTTCCGAGAAGAATTCGTTCTCCCACCAGCCGAAGCTGTCTAGCATATCAACCCACAGGTTTATTGTCCGCGGATGCGCGTACGCTTCCAGGCTCAGCCACGTCATTCCGTCCTCGAGATTGTCGAAGCGGAGGCCCCACTGCGCGGCGTCGCGAACGCGGATACCCATGCGCTGCCGATGCACCATGGCCTCATGATTTTGCGTTTCCGATATTTCGTACAGGACGCGCGGCACGTGGTAATTCCTGGACAGGGCCAGGCAGACTGCGCTCATGCCGCGGCCTTCGATGCCGCCGCGGCCGAACGCCATCCGCTGGGTGTCCGATGTGTTCTCGGCGCGCGCGTGTTTCCGTTCGCGCTCATACGTGCGTCCGTGCGTGCCGCCGAACACGCCCCGGAACGAATTGCAGGCCATGTCCGCCAGCAGCAGGTGGGCCACCATCGCTGCTCGTGCAGCCATCTCGGGGTCGCCGCAGAAATCAACGAGGTTGAGCAGCGCCGTCAGGTCCGCGTCATAGTAGACGTTCGACAGCCACTCGCTGAACCCTGAGCGGAACCGCAGTTCGAGCCACCGCAACACGCGCGGGCGCATCACCGCCATCTGTTCGCGGCCTGTCCTGCCCGAGTTCGTGAATACGGCGTCGGGGAAATACTGGCCCGCGAGGTAGCCTGCCGAGGCGAACAGGATGTGGTGGTTTTCCGACCACGTGCACATCGAGTCCGTCCCCGGTTCGTCGGGCCAATACTTGAACCCGAGCGCCGAGCGCTGTACGCGCTCCCATTGCGTGGCTGTGAGACCCCGTGCTTCGGGGAACTGGTACAGCAGGCGAAGGACGGCATGCATGTCGAAATCGGCGCAATCGCGCCGGCTGTCGATCTCATTCAGGCTCGCCTCGAAGGCGGACCATTCCGCGGCTTCGCCCGCCGCCAGCCACGCGAGCTGGGCATACGCGCCTCCGCGGCCGCCGTTGACCAGATGCGAGAGGTATTCCGCGCGCCGCGCGGCGAAGTCTGGCAGGAGCACGACCTGATCGAAACCGGGCTGGTCCGCCTGGCAGGGCGGCCGGGGCTGTGCCGCGGCGATCACCGGGCAGAGGATCAACAGCGCCAGCGCCGCAACCGCGACCGGGATTCGAATCAGGCTTCGATTCGTCACTCTGGCCTCGGGCCGGCCTTTGCGGCCGCTTCGACCGGAAACGCGGGGTCGCCCGGCGCGATGCCGAAGGTATTCTCGCGCAGGTCGAGGTTCTCGGGGCCGGTCTGATTGAATCTAACCGGGTCGCCCGAGGTGTTGTAGATGATATTTCCTTCCACGAGGTACCCTTTGCTCCCTTGGTCAAAGAAGATGCCGTTGTTCGGCGCGCCGCCATGGGCGAACGCGCTCCGGTGCACGTCATACAAGAGGTTTCCGCGCAACACCGTGCCGGGCTGCAACCCGAGCGTATAGATCCCGCCGCCGTCCGCGAGCATCTTCATGACGTCATGCACGTCGTTGTATTCGACGAGGCAACTTCGCTGGCTGGTTTCGGATTCGTCCCAGCGGAAGCCGATGGAGATGCCCGTGTACGGCATGTCCGTCACGAGGTTGTGCGTGATGCGGGTGCCGTCGCAGAACGCGTCGAAAATGCCGACACAGCCGTGATTCACCGCGCCGCAACGCCGCACCGTGCAATCCGCAACCGCGTTGTTCCGCGGCACGAACCGCGGTTCCAGCCAATCTGCGGACAGAGAGGAATCGCCCGCCAACTCCTTGCGGCGGGACCATTCCTCGCCGCGCCAACCCACCATGATGCCGTTGCCCCCG is a genomic window of Candidatus Hydrogenedentota bacterium containing:
- a CDS encoding lactonase family protein, whose translation is MRNELVLAGLISVSLSGLTQAGFAAAGETASRPLFVYIGTYASGPDEGIFLLRLHAEDGRLEYLGLAGRAKGPSFLAVHPSKPHLYAVGEGGPGTINAFAIDPVTGKLTFLNAASSVGRGPCHVAVDRAGRHVLAANYGGGSVVVLPIDEAGRLGEACAFVQHEGSSINPQRQEGPHAHSVTLDAAGRFVFAADLGLDKILVYRYDDRGGTLEPNVPPFAALAPGAGPRHFAFHPSGRFAYVVNELGSTVTAFAYDATQGRLDMLHSVGTLPEGFDGQNTTAEIRVHPSGRFVYCSNRGHDSVAAFAVDADTGRLTPLGETSTQGRTPRNFNIDPSGRFLVAANQDTNTVVLFRIDAESGALSPVGQSMEIPKPVCVTFY
- a CDS encoding aldo/keto reductase, with amino-acid sequence MKRREFMGKFAASAALAASGAAWRGAASARENISSAAVLPRRSIGASGIEVSVIGFSGIVARDNTPEAVAQVVHDAIEAGVNYFDTAASYGNSQEMLAPALKPFRKDIVLATKTRERTREGARREFEQSCAILGTDYFDLYLVHGIQHVAADVDPVFAAEGAMEYLLERRRAGQIRLLGFSAHSDAAALAALDRHPFDFFYYPVSYAPWLKAGFGPSVLAAAREKSIPCIALKALARQKWPEGTPSEKRQGKRWYEPIESREEASLALRWALSQAIVSVLPPGDERLYREALALRDNLSPITVEETERLGVLAQSMNPLFPRA
- a CDS encoding exo-alpha-sialidase — protein: MMTIVCCLLAAQPEPKSDFVEKHVMVYYEPGRFGGWPANHGIWIWDNEILVGFSRGHYKDLGPDRHHIDREKPEEHCLARSLDGGETWTVEHPNGRGYLLPQGRALHGTELPGIAVPPATPCPGGVDFTHPDFAMTLRMSSVDAGPARFYYSYDRGHTWKGPFAFPDFDAQGVAARTDYIVDGPRACTVFLTAAKSNGKEGRPFCARTTDGAKTWEFLSWIGPEHDGFAIMPATVRLSENALFTVVRRRESYNRWLNAYVSHDNGASWAYLNDPVDTLGEGNPPSLVRLRDTRLCLTYGYRAAPFSICAKLSNDGGQTWSAPIVLRDDGANRDIGYCRSVQRPDGKVVTIYYFNDLKTGPERYIAATIWDPANAAESSP